From one Aquicella lusitana genomic stretch:
- the epmB gene encoding EF-P beta-lysylation protein EpmB, translating into MPQASRDLKKKRSWQEALSDLVTDPKELLTLLELHPDWLDAAYAAARLFPLKTTRSFVARMQKGNPHDPLLRQILPLGIELQESEGFERDPLKEANVNPVPGLLHKYAGRVLVTLTSACAVHCRYCFRRHFPYAENNPGRAGWEKMITYITADKTISEVILSGGDPLAANDRLLKQFTDQLVGIPHIKRLRIHTRLPVVLPERITQALIEWMVQVPFDTVMVIHANHPQEISSEVKAALLSLRQAGICVLNQTVLLRAINDRAETLIALSEILFEAGVLPYYLHVLDKVQGAAHFDLERDKAFQLHAALGKALPGYLVPRLVCEEPGKASKTVLSTALFTG; encoded by the coding sequence ATGCCGCAAGCGTCCCGTGACTTGAAAAAAAAACGTTCATGGCAGGAAGCGCTCTCAGATCTCGTCACCGATCCTAAGGAATTATTAACGTTGCTCGAACTGCATCCAGACTGGCTGGATGCAGCCTATGCGGCCGCCCGTTTGTTTCCGCTCAAGACAACACGTAGCTTTGTTGCCCGTATGCAAAAAGGAAATCCGCATGATCCGTTGTTAAGACAGATACTGCCCCTTGGAATTGAATTGCAGGAAAGCGAAGGTTTTGAACGAGACCCATTAAAAGAAGCGAATGTGAACCCTGTACCCGGCTTGTTGCATAAATATGCCGGCCGCGTGCTGGTGACTTTGACCAGTGCCTGTGCGGTGCATTGCCGGTATTGTTTCCGACGGCATTTTCCTTATGCGGAAAATAATCCGGGCCGAGCGGGGTGGGAAAAAATGATAACGTATATCACAGCGGACAAAACGATTAGCGAAGTGATTTTAAGCGGCGGTGATCCGCTGGCAGCGAATGACAGACTTCTGAAACAGTTTACTGACCAGCTCGTGGGTATACCGCATATCAAACGGCTTCGCATCCATACCCGTCTTCCCGTGGTTTTACCCGAGCGCATTACTCAAGCGTTGATCGAATGGATGGTGCAGGTTCCGTTCGACACAGTCATGGTGATCCATGCCAATCACCCTCAGGAAATCAGCTCGGAAGTTAAAGCAGCGCTGCTCAGCCTGCGTCAGGCGGGCATTTGTGTGCTTAATCAGACCGTGCTGCTCCGTGCTATCAATGACCGGGCAGAAACATTGATTGCGCTTAGTGAAATCCTGTTCGAAGCGGGCGTATTGCCTTATTACCTTCATGTGCTGGATAAAGTGCAAGGGGCGGCGCATTTTGATCTTGAGCGTGATAAAGCCTTTCAACTGCATGCTGCCTTAGGAAAGGCCCTGCCTGGCTATCTGGTGCCTCGTCTGGTCTGTGAAGAACCGGGGAAGGCATCTAAAACTGTATTATCAACCGCCTTGTTCACAGGTTAA
- a CDS encoding VOC family protein → MTTISFSRLNWFDNVDERPHPWPGLNWLTAMLVVVDVKQAMNFYEEVFGIVPIFELPDETGRILFARMRYRGANFTLNQEGAFNFDGKAPITTSTIPPFIIYLYVDDVDKIYTEALLKGCKSLEEPHVEPWGDKKARLTDPFGYVWDIALKVN, encoded by the coding sequence ATGACTACAATTTCATTTTCTCGTCTGAATTGGTTTGACAATGTAGATGAAAGACCGCATCCATGGCCAGGATTAAATTGGCTAACAGCTATGTTGGTCGTAGTTGATGTTAAGCAAGCAATGAATTTTTATGAAGAAGTTTTTGGTATTGTGCCAATTTTTGAGTTGCCCGATGAAACTGGCCGGATACTTTTTGCTCGTATGCGTTATAGAGGAGCCAACTTCACTTTGAATCAGGAAGGGGCATTTAATTTTGATGGGAAAGCCCCTATTACTACAAGCACTATTCCACCATTTATTATTTATTTATATGTAGATGATGTGGATAAAATTTATACTGAAGCATTATTAAAAGGCTGTAAGTCATTGGAAGAACCTCATGTTGAACCCTGGGGGGATAAAAAGGCTCGTCTAACAGATCCTTTTGGCTATGTGTGGGATATTGCTTTAAAAGTCAATTAA
- a CDS encoding SET domain-containing protein-lysine N-methyltransferase — MDSRSLANSSILKSEKKFVQLFGAPEKINIADKPPRLGGKVTPVSTSEFAKQSNMTAWTESIVLESDASHQIKNKFYIGETFSPSSVQKIINQIKINTGKQAICYMNEQVGHGVFALEDMPKGTWVAMYAGYALPVSEQHPIETHNNIYAVAIPGISGNMIGTVNAEKYGNIARFYQHLPQTANQSTSTNDITLDDYQFSGINKHDVAAANLEEVLISYQGYPVAFFRTSRDVKKDEQLGWDYGRKYWPALDIVPCLFDKKGTPINPSLYLPNKVLLRVCENVKRKRHADLFIPLKDFYQDFRNGPIKIDAEKIIFTITQADFDQAFEKYKHSPFIIIDKPSHVEQVALQDQTTSIGSGLKFGFHKEDKSEIIREELNRITGLLGLPKWGYNKAKNIAFLAAEHVESEGVIRDLAAYLESKGLKIKVGHHKETNKPLIYVENADKLLSPSIEYIEEMKPLLNQTLKSLIPNNQRQFGAPPG, encoded by the coding sequence ATGGATTCCCGTAGTTTAGCCAACTCATCTATATTGAAAAGCGAAAAAAAATTCGTTCAACTGTTTGGAGCACCAGAAAAAATTAATATCGCTGATAAGCCACCACGTCTGGGTGGAAAAGTTACGCCTGTTTCCACGAGCGAGTTTGCAAAACAATCCAATATGACCGCCTGGACGGAGTCCATTGTCCTCGAATCTGACGCCAGTCATCAGATTAAAAATAAATTTTATATAGGTGAAACGTTCTCCCCTTCCAGCGTTCAGAAAATTATAAATCAAATAAAAATAAATACCGGAAAACAAGCGATATGTTATATGAATGAGCAAGTGGGTCATGGAGTTTTTGCCTTAGAAGATATGCCCAAAGGAACATGGGTGGCGATGTATGCAGGGTATGCATTGCCTGTATCAGAGCAGCACCCTATTGAGACTCACAATAATATATACGCAGTTGCTATCCCCGGCATCAGTGGTAACATGATAGGCACAGTTAATGCTGAAAAATATGGAAACATAGCACGTTTTTATCAGCATTTACCGCAAACAGCAAATCAAAGCACTTCAACCAATGATATCACCTTGGATGACTACCAATTTTCTGGCATTAACAAACATGATGTTGCAGCCGCCAATCTTGAAGAAGTCTTAATTTCTTATCAGGGCTATCCGGTCGCTTTTTTTAGAACAAGCAGAGATGTTAAAAAAGATGAACAATTAGGCTGGGATTACGGGCGTAAATATTGGCCCGCACTGGATATTGTGCCTTGTTTATTTGATAAAAAGGGAACCCCGATTAATCCGTCATTATATCTGCCAAACAAGGTTTTGTTGCGAGTTTGTGAAAATGTAAAAAGAAAAAGACATGCAGATTTATTTATTCCGTTAAAAGATTTTTATCAGGATTTTAGAAATGGGCCCATTAAAATTGATGCTGAAAAAATAATATTCACCATCACACAGGCAGACTTTGATCAGGCTTTTGAAAAGTATAAGCATTCACCGTTTATCATCATTGACAAGCCAAGTCATGTTGAGCAAGTGGCGCTTCAAGATCAAACTACATCCATCGGTAGTGGTCTTAAATTTGGATTTCACAAAGAAGATAAATCAGAAATAATTCGTGAGGAATTGAATCGAATCACAGGGTTATTAGGGCTTCCCAAATGGGGTTATAATAAAGCAAAAAATATCGCTTTTTTAGCTGCTGAACACGTGGAATCTGAAGGCGTGATACGCGACCTAGCAGCGTACCTGGAATCAAAAGGATTGAAGATCAAAGTTGGCCATCATAAAGAAACAAATAAACCGTTAATTTACGTAGAAAATGCAGATAAGCTGCTGAGTCCGAGCATAGAATATATTGAGGAAATGAAACCGCTTTTGAATCAGACGTTAAAAAGCCTGATTCCAAACAACCAGCGTCAATTTGGGGCTCCTCCAGGATGA
- the thpR gene encoding RNA 2',3'-cyclic phosphodiesterase — MTLPPAIRIFFAIDLPLSAKEKIGSFIGALKKKSKSNAIRWTKPENLHITLQFLAEIKAADLPELVRNVRGRLARLDKSSTIKLGTLHLFPTPYRPRVIVLDVAPQEQLASLAELIGHGIKATGYEVEDRPFRGHLTLGRIKQPQGIQLGFLNEVELPAIEEIELNEVVAFRSEPQPEGSVYTPLERINLSSGR, encoded by the coding sequence ATGACGTTACCTCCCGCGATACGGATTTTTTTTGCAATTGATCTTCCCTTATCGGCAAAAGAAAAGATAGGAAGCTTTATAGGCGCGCTCAAGAAGAAGTCAAAATCGAACGCCATTCGCTGGACAAAACCCGAGAATTTACACATTACCCTGCAATTTTTAGCTGAAATAAAAGCAGCAGATTTGCCGGAGCTGGTTCGCAATGTGCGAGGCCGGCTGGCTCGGCTGGATAAAAGTTCAACAATCAAGCTGGGCACATTGCACCTGTTTCCCACGCCCTATCGTCCCCGCGTGATTGTATTGGATGTGGCACCGCAAGAGCAGCTGGCCAGTCTGGCCGAATTAATAGGCCACGGCATTAAGGCAACTGGGTACGAAGTGGAAGACAGGCCGTTTCGTGGTCATCTCACTCTGGGCAGAATCAAGCAGCCGCAGGGCATTCAACTGGGTTTTCTGAACGAAGTGGAATTGCCGGCTATTGAGGAAATTGAGCTGAATGAAGTGGTAGCATTTCGCAGTGAACCCCAGCCTGAAGGATCTGTTTATACCCCACTTGAGCGAATTAACCTTTCCAGCGGGCGTTGA
- a CDS encoding L,D-transpeptidase, which yields MPIKNGLAVMTLLLLFFTPLLYAMPQRIKPPGEKVIIVNPRTHMWGAYNANGKLLRSGIATAGAKWCPDIKRSCRTKSGSFRIYSLGSPSCKSSKYPLPRGGAPMPYCMFFNGHQGLHGSPHVVRGNRSHGCVRVTVSAARWLRYHFVTHGTRIIIKPY from the coding sequence ATGCCAATCAAAAATGGTCTCGCCGTTATGACGCTGCTTTTACTTTTTTTTACACCGCTTTTGTACGCCATGCCGCAACGTATTAAACCTCCTGGAGAAAAAGTCATTATTGTTAACCCACGAACGCATATGTGGGGCGCTTATAATGCCAATGGGAAGCTGCTGCGCTCAGGTATTGCGACAGCAGGTGCAAAGTGGTGTCCTGATATCAAGCGATCTTGCCGAACTAAATCCGGCAGTTTCCGGATTTATTCATTAGGTAGTCCGTCATGTAAATCCAGCAAATATCCTTTACCGCGCGGCGGCGCACCAATGCCTTATTGCATGTTTTTTAATGGGCACCAGGGACTGCATGGCTCACCCCATGTAGTACGTGGAAACCGCAGTCACGGCTGTGTTCGCGTCACTGTCAGTGCAGCAAGATGGCTCCGCTATCATTTTGTAACACATGGCACACGCATTATCATTAAACCTTATTAA
- a CDS encoding P-loop NTPase fold protein yields MFDADRPIFSSEQDRLNRAVFAKYLARCMLDHHDSESLVVGLYGGWGAGKTSVINLVVEELNFAASNMEDEEKPIILNFSPWSYSGQHQLIYNFYRRLSSALRSVPYLTHSERIIHLLELYASFFTQKPIPKSLRPKQSLWRKLTFKEQEDVYAWESGRDLTQVKAELNELLRRQRHKIIIIIDNISRLYDYEIKQIFQIVKSMGDYENTIYLLAFDKEQVIHAINKIDDSHDGEKYVEKIVQLPFEVPPILQQDLENILADRLEEIILTIPEDAWNTEYWADVFYSSLKFFFQNCRDITRYVNTLNFSYSRLRDVVNPVDFFALTAIEVFMPDVYFGIRDNKDLFTDLMDNVYVLDEEKRAKDRLRCDEILARNKRVPREILLELLLLLFPRLRQIYQPDLPFFHSTTVARKLKRICSPDLFDAYFRLSLQTGQIPESEFKTILALAADDEEFDQVLTRLNQDDRIIKFLDQLDSQVISHIPHEHIHCIVNSLIDNGDLFPQGISGPLSLSTPMRIHRIIHRLLQRINTSEDRFAMLQNAIARASKSLYIIVHELTEQAREHTEEEDTFLPIEFRDVTPEQLNLLRKLAASRIESWAKTGRLSEHPRLLPILFAWLDWGNEENCRHFVEQMTDSDRGLITFLSATLDKPITEAMHQYEKKPEWEEYLKDIEAFIPTKKLEPHAKTLFEDPYFEKLKEREQLGLMIFLDLIKASTSKIIPQTSP; encoded by the coding sequence GTGTTTGATGCCGACCGTCCTATCTTCTCAAGCGAGCAGGACCGCCTGAATCGTGCCGTATTTGCCAAATACTTAGCGCGCTGCATGCTGGATCATCACGACTCAGAGAGCCTGGTAGTCGGATTATACGGCGGCTGGGGCGCAGGCAAAACTTCCGTAATTAACCTTGTTGTAGAGGAACTCAATTTTGCTGCAAGTAACATGGAAGATGAAGAGAAGCCCATCATCCTTAACTTTAGTCCCTGGAGTTATTCCGGACAGCATCAACTGATCTATAATTTTTATCGCCGGCTTTCTTCAGCCTTGCGTAGCGTGCCCTATCTCACTCATTCAGAACGCATCATCCATTTGCTAGAGTTATACGCCTCGTTCTTTACACAAAAACCTATCCCGAAATCCTTGCGGCCAAAACAATCGTTGTGGAGAAAACTGACTTTTAAAGAACAGGAAGACGTTTATGCTTGGGAATCCGGCCGTGATCTTACACAGGTGAAAGCAGAACTTAACGAATTGCTTCGCCGGCAGCGTCATAAAATCATTATCATTATTGATAATATTTCACGCCTGTATGACTACGAAATAAAACAAATTTTTCAGATTGTGAAATCCATGGGTGATTATGAAAATACGATCTATCTGTTGGCGTTTGACAAGGAACAAGTCATTCACGCTATCAACAAAATAGATGATAGTCACGACGGCGAAAAATATGTTGAGAAAATAGTTCAATTACCCTTTGAAGTACCGCCCATTCTACAACAGGATCTTGAAAATATTTTAGCTGATCGCCTGGAAGAAATTATTCTTACCATACCTGAAGATGCATGGAACACGGAATATTGGGCAGATGTGTTTTATAGTTCATTAAAATTTTTCTTCCAGAATTGTCGCGACATCACCCGCTATGTTAACACGCTCAATTTCAGCTATTCCCGCCTGCGTGATGTGGTCAATCCGGTAGATTTTTTTGCGCTTACAGCGATCGAAGTTTTTATGCCGGATGTTTATTTTGGGATACGAGACAATAAAGATTTATTCACCGACCTCATGGACAACGTCTACGTCCTGGATGAGGAAAAGCGCGCCAAAGATCGCCTGCGTTGCGATGAAATTCTTGCGCGCAATAAACGTGTACCACGTGAAATTCTTCTTGAGTTACTCTTGCTACTTTTCCCGCGGTTACGCCAAATTTATCAGCCCGATCTGCCTTTTTTCCACTCCACTACGGTCGCAAGAAAGCTCAAGCGCATTTGCAGCCCAGATTTATTTGATGCTTATTTTCGTCTGTCTTTGCAAACGGGGCAAATCCCCGAGTCTGAATTTAAAACCATACTGGCGCTTGCCGCCGATGACGAAGAATTTGATCAGGTATTAACGCGGTTAAATCAGGACGATCGAATTATAAAATTTCTTGACCAGCTAGATAGCCAGGTTATCAGTCACATACCACACGAACACATTCACTGTATTGTTAATTCGCTGATTGATAACGGCGATCTTTTTCCACAAGGCATCAGCGGCCCGCTCAGCCTTAGCACCCCCATGCGTATTCATCGCATCATTCACCGTTTATTGCAACGCATCAATACATCGGAAGATCGGTTTGCCATGCTGCAAAACGCGATTGCCCGTGCAAGCAAAAGTCTTTATATCATCGTGCATGAATTAACTGAGCAGGCGCGTGAGCATACCGAAGAAGAAGATACTTTTCTACCCATTGAATTCAGGGATGTCACACCAGAACAATTGAATTTACTGCGAAAATTAGCGGCCAGTCGAATTGAGTCCTGGGCCAAAACGGGACGCCTCAGCGAACATCCGCGCCTGCTGCCCATTCTTTTTGCCTGGCTGGATTGGGGCAACGAAGAAAACTGTCGCCATTTTGTAGAGCAAATGACGGACTCTGATCGCGGATTAATTACATTTCTGAGCGCAACACTGGATAAACCAATCACAGAAGCCATGCATCAATATGAAAAAAAACCAGAATGGGAAGAATACCTGAAAGATATTGAAGCCTTCATTCCCACCAAAAAACTAGAACCACATGCCAAAACGCTGTTTGAAGATCCTTATTTTGAAAAATTAAAAGAAAGGGAGCAACTTGGTTTAATGATCTTCTTGGATTTAATAAAAGCCAGCACCTCCAAAATCATTCCGCAAACATCTCCTTGA
- a CDS encoding PPC domain-containing DNA-binding protein, whose protein sequence is MTAIKSASLAIVDSHSGDRVANTEKPFILALKQGENLFEAILRCADAAHLKSASISGLGGLDNISVAYYNLRTQQYQTKLFEGMHELIALNGNITLLEGKRFLHIHAALGTHEYNVIGGHIMDATVNPSGEITILPLSAPIAREYDSITGLKLMCPLAR, encoded by the coding sequence GTGACGGCAATAAAATCTGCTTCTCTTGCGATTGTAGATTCCCACTCGGGTGATCGCGTGGCAAACACGGAAAAACCGTTTATTTTAGCATTAAAACAGGGAGAAAATCTGTTTGAAGCCATCCTGCGCTGCGCCGATGCCGCTCATTTAAAATCAGCCAGCATCAGTGGATTAGGCGGACTCGACAATATCAGTGTCGCTTATTACAATCTCCGCACACAGCAATATCAGACTAAATTATTCGAAGGCATGCATGAACTGATTGCGTTGAATGGCAATATTACGCTTTTGGAAGGTAAGCGCTTTCTTCATATTCATGCCGCGCTCGGCACGCATGAGTATAATGTCATTGGTGGTCACATCATGGATGCGACAGTCAACCCTTCTGGCGAAATTACCATTCTTCCTTTATCCGCACCTATTGCGCGCGAATACGATTCCATAACAGGTTTAAAATTGATGTGTCCTCTGGCGAGGTAA